A single region of the Vanessa atalanta chromosome Z, ilVanAtal1.2, whole genome shotgun sequence genome encodes:
- the LOC125076172 gene encoding calcium-binding mitochondrial carrier protein SCaMC-2 isoform X3 — translation MIDEYSDIVEWILKYLDIGEDMNVPDDFTPTELQTGKWWRHLLAGGIAGAVSRTCTAPLDRLKVFLQVNPTRENMTKCLAKMINEGGFTGLWRGNGINVIKIAPESALKFAAYEQVKRLIKGEKNNHPLEIYERFVAGATAGAISQTVIYPLEVLKTRLALRKTGQYNGILDAAKKIYAREGLKCFYKGYIPNILGIVPYAGIDLAVYETLKKKYINKYQAHNEQPGMLLLLACGSASCTLGQVCSYPLALVRTRLQAQEKAAKGAEGSMRGAFREIVQREGLRGLYRGITPNFIKVIPAVSISYVVYEYASRSLGVNMT, via the exons TATCTGGACATCGGTGAGGATATGAACGTGCCTGATGACTTCACTCCGACAGAATTGCAAACAGGAAAGTGGTGGCGGCACTTGCTAGCCGGTGGTATTGCTGGCGCTGTTAGTCGGACCTGCACAGCTCCTCTCGATAGACTTAAAGTATTTTTGCAG GTAAATCCAACTAgagaaaatatgacaaaatgtTTAGCTAAAATGATAAATGAAGGAGGTTTCACGGGCCTGTGGCGAGGTAATggaattaatgttataaaaatagcgCCGGAGTCGGCCCTAAAGTTCGCTGCGTACGAGCAAGTAAAGCGTCTGATTAAAGGCGAGAAAAATAATCATCCGCTGGAGATATACGAACGATTCGTTGCCGGAGCCACGGCGGGAGCGATTAGTCAAACTGTGATTTACCCACTAGAGGTGCTAAAGACAAGATTAGCTTTAAGGAAAACTGGCCAATATAACGGCATTTTGGATGCGGCGAAAAAGATATATGCGAGAGAGGGACTGAAGTGTTTCTACAAAGGATACATTCCAAACATCCTGGGGATAGTGCCTTATGCTGGCATCGATCTTGCGGTGTACGAAACGCTAAAAAAGaagtatataaacaaataccAAGCTCACAACGAGCAGCCCGGCATGCTGCTGCTCCTAGCCTGCGGGAGTGCGTCCTGCACCCTGGGACAAGTGTGCTCATATCCTCTTGCTCTTGTGCGTACTAGGTTGCAAGCCCAAG AAAAAGCCGCAAAGGGCGCAGAGGGTAGTATGCGTGGTGCCTTCCGTGAGATCGTCCAGCGAGAGGGACTACGGGGCCTGTATCGTGGCATCACTCCTAACTTCATCAAGGTCATTCCGGCCGTGTCCATCTCGTACGTGGTGTACGAGTACGCCAGCCGCTCGCTCGGCGTCAACATGACGTGA
- the LOC125076172 gene encoding calcium-binding mitochondrial carrier protein SCaMC-2 isoform X2, whose translation MSLELEEVTGPTGDVFEDFLIVFRRCLAKYLDIGEDMNVPDDFTPTELQTGKWWRHLLAGGIAGAVSRTCTAPLDRLKVFLQVNPTRENMTKCLAKMINEGGFTGLWRGNGINVIKIAPESALKFAAYEQVKRLIKGEKNNHPLEIYERFVAGATAGAISQTVIYPLEVLKTRLALRKTGQYNGILDAAKKIYAREGLKCFYKGYIPNILGIVPYAGIDLAVYETLKKKYINKYQAHNEQPGMLLLLACGSASCTLGQVCSYPLALVRTRLQAQEKAAKGAEGSMRGAFREIVQREGLRGLYRGITPNFIKVIPAVSISYVVYEYASRSLGVNMT comes from the exons TATCTGGACATCGGTGAGGATATGAACGTGCCTGATGACTTCACTCCGACAGAATTGCAAACAGGAAAGTGGTGGCGGCACTTGCTAGCCGGTGGTATTGCTGGCGCTGTTAGTCGGACCTGCACAGCTCCTCTCGATAGACTTAAAGTATTTTTGCAG GTAAATCCAACTAgagaaaatatgacaaaatgtTTAGCTAAAATGATAAATGAAGGAGGTTTCACGGGCCTGTGGCGAGGTAATggaattaatgttataaaaatagcgCCGGAGTCGGCCCTAAAGTTCGCTGCGTACGAGCAAGTAAAGCGTCTGATTAAAGGCGAGAAAAATAATCATCCGCTGGAGATATACGAACGATTCGTTGCCGGAGCCACGGCGGGAGCGATTAGTCAAACTGTGATTTACCCACTAGAGGTGCTAAAGACAAGATTAGCTTTAAGGAAAACTGGCCAATATAACGGCATTTTGGATGCGGCGAAAAAGATATATGCGAGAGAGGGACTGAAGTGTTTCTACAAAGGATACATTCCAAACATCCTGGGGATAGTGCCTTATGCTGGCATCGATCTTGCGGTGTACGAAACGCTAAAAAAGaagtatataaacaaataccAAGCTCACAACGAGCAGCCCGGCATGCTGCTGCTCCTAGCCTGCGGGAGTGCGTCCTGCACCCTGGGACAAGTGTGCTCATATCCTCTTGCTCTTGTGCGTACTAGGTTGCAAGCCCAAG AAAAAGCCGCAAAGGGCGCAGAGGGTAGTATGCGTGGTGCCTTCCGTGAGATCGTCCAGCGAGAGGGACTACGGGGCCTGTATCGTGGCATCACTCCTAACTTCATCAAGGTCATTCCGGCCGTGTCCATCTCGTACGTGGTGTACGAGTACGCCAGCCGCTCGCTCGGCGTCAACATGACGTGA